From the genome of Ralstonia pickettii, one region includes:
- a CDS encoding cupin domain-containing protein: MKTPSAQSMLLAAAALLCPGAASAAAQDAAMGDMMMINPSALKWVDAPPSLPKGAKLAVLYGDPGKDGPYVIRLKAPGGYKVPPHWHTQTENLTVISGTLYLGSGDTMDMGAAHPLKTGGFHNLPGGMHHYAFTKTATVVQIHGTGPLDVKYVNPQDDPSSKQ; this comes from the coding sequence ATGAAGACACCATCCGCGCAATCGATGCTGCTGGCTGCAGCCGCGCTGCTTTGCCCGGGCGCTGCGTCCGCTGCCGCCCAGGACGCCGCCATGGGCGACATGATGATGATCAACCCCTCCGCCCTGAAGTGGGTCGATGCGCCGCCAAGCTTGCCCAAGGGCGCCAAGTTGGCCGTGCTCTACGGCGATCCGGGCAAAGACGGCCCCTACGTCATCCGCCTGAAAGCGCCTGGCGGCTACAAGGTGCCGCCGCACTGGCACACCCAGACCGAGAACCTGACGGTCATCTCGGGCACGCTCTACCTCGGCAGCGGCGACACCATGGACATGGGCGCGGCACATCCACTCAAGACCGGCGGCTTTCACAACCTGCCAGGAGGCATGCATCACTACGCCTTCACCAAGACAGCAACGGTGGTGCAAATTCATGGCACGGGGCCGCTGGACGTCAAATACGTCAACCCGCAGGACGATCCGTCGTCCAAGCAGTGA
- the kefF gene encoding glutathione-regulated potassium-efflux system oxidoreductase KefF yields MTPSRILVIYAHPAPRRSRANKPLARALANLPGVAMHDLYWHYPDFDIDVRLEQEAVEAAELVVFQFPVQWYATPSLLKEWIDVVLEMGWAYGPGGTALRGKHLMVLATTGGRAHSYNPDGVHGHTFDMFLLPLQQTAALCGMQWQPPHVLHDADDASPEAITAHIAQVKAALQPWLPTDADSVA; encoded by the coding sequence ATGACGCCCTCGCGCATTCTTGTGATCTACGCGCATCCCGCGCCGCGCCGTTCACGTGCCAACAAGCCATTGGCGCGTGCGTTGGCTAACCTGCCCGGCGTGGCCATGCACGACCTGTACTGGCATTACCCCGATTTCGACATCGACGTGCGTCTGGAGCAGGAAGCGGTGGAAGCGGCGGAACTGGTCGTCTTCCAGTTTCCGGTGCAGTGGTACGCCACGCCGTCGCTGCTCAAGGAGTGGATCGACGTGGTGCTGGAGATGGGCTGGGCCTACGGGCCGGGCGGCACCGCCTTGCGCGGCAAGCACCTGATGGTGCTTGCCACGACGGGCGGCCGCGCGCATTCCTACAACCCGGACGGCGTTCACGGCCACACGTTCGACATGTTCCTGCTGCCGCTGCAGCAGACGGCTGCGCTGTGCGGCATGCAGTGGCAGCCGCCACATGTGCTGCACGACGCCGACGACGCGTCCCCCGAGGCCATCACCGCCCATATCGCGCAGGTCAAAGCTGCGCTGCAGCCCTGGCTCCCGACCGACGCCGACTCCGTCGCCTGA
- the kefC gene encoding glutathione-regulated potassium-efflux system protein KefC: MQSHDLLVNFVIYLAAAVAAVPLARRLGLGSVLGYLLAGVIVGPWGLRLITNVQSILDFSEFGVVLMMFVIGLELEPARLWSLRRSIFGYGGLQLLVCALAVGLAVMAVGHPWRAAVVAGLGLALSSTAIALATLTERNLMRTPAGTASFGILLFQDIAAIPMIALLPLLATDASDASGGHSWVAAAKAVGVVAAVIFGGRTVLRPVLRAIARTNMREMFTSFSLLLVVGIALLMHSVGLSMALGAFIAGVLLADSEYRHALETDIEPFKGLLLGLFFLAVGMSIDFGVLMRQPWAVIGLVAVFLAVKIGALRLLANRFGIARGQAWLFAFLLSQGGEFAFVVFGPGVAGNVLGAETAAALNLVVALSMAATPLLLLLHDKVLVPRLMDGKKRAPDTIDPQDNQVIIAGFGRFGQIVGRMLYSQGYSATVLDHDPDQIDMLRRFGFKVFYGDATRMDLLETAGADKASMMVVAIDDMETNLEVVDRVRERFPHLKLYVRARNVSHVYQLRDRGVEVIEREMFEGSLMLSRRVLEGLGKEPYEAHRIAQTFRRHTLNSMEQVYPVYRDQKKLVSLAQQGRDELAEMFQRDRTQRKRLRESAMPWGEGDLHSDVEGTQPDSDLANEVDGGDADTPIDCPARAGVRRDG; this comes from the coding sequence ATGCAATCGCACGATCTGCTCGTTAATTTCGTCATCTACCTGGCAGCGGCCGTGGCGGCAGTGCCGCTGGCGCGTCGGCTCGGGCTGGGCTCCGTGCTCGGGTATTTGCTGGCCGGGGTGATCGTCGGGCCGTGGGGCCTGCGTCTCATCACCAACGTGCAGTCGATTCTGGATTTCTCCGAATTCGGCGTCGTGCTGATGATGTTTGTGATCGGCCTGGAACTGGAGCCGGCGCGGCTGTGGTCGCTACGGCGGAGCATCTTCGGATACGGCGGGCTGCAACTCCTGGTGTGTGCGCTGGCCGTCGGGCTGGCGGTCATGGCGGTGGGCCACCCCTGGCGTGCGGCCGTGGTGGCGGGGCTTGGGCTGGCGCTGTCGTCGACGGCCATCGCGCTGGCGACGCTGACCGAGCGTAATTTGATGCGCACGCCGGCCGGGACGGCCAGTTTCGGCATTCTGCTGTTCCAGGACATTGCGGCCATCCCGATGATCGCGCTGCTGCCGCTGCTGGCGACGGATGCCAGCGACGCATCCGGTGGCCATAGCTGGGTGGCGGCGGCCAAGGCGGTGGGCGTGGTGGCGGCCGTGATTTTCGGTGGTCGCACGGTGCTGCGCCCCGTGCTGCGCGCCATTGCCCGCACCAACATGCGGGAGATGTTCACCTCGTTCTCGCTGTTGCTGGTGGTGGGCATTGCCTTGCTGATGCACAGCGTCGGTTTGTCGATGGCGCTGGGTGCATTCATTGCCGGCGTGCTGCTGGCCGATTCCGAATACCGTCACGCGCTCGAAACCGACATCGAGCCGTTCAAGGGGCTGCTGCTCGGTCTGTTCTTCCTGGCCGTCGGCATGTCGATCGATTTTGGCGTGCTGATGCGCCAGCCGTGGGCCGTGATCGGGCTGGTTGCGGTGTTCCTGGCGGTCAAGATTGGCGCGCTGCGCCTGCTCGCCAACCGCTTTGGCATTGCGCGTGGGCAGGCGTGGCTCTTTGCGTTCCTGCTCTCGCAAGGCGGTGAATTTGCATTCGTGGTATTCGGCCCCGGCGTGGCCGGTAACGTGCTCGGGGCGGAGACGGCCGCTGCGCTCAACCTCGTGGTCGCGCTGTCGATGGCGGCCACCCCATTGCTCCTGCTCTTGCACGACAAGGTGCTGGTGCCACGCCTGATGGATGGCAAGAAACGCGCGCCCGACACCATCGATCCGCAGGACAACCAGGTCATCATCGCCGGGTTCGGCCGGTTCGGGCAGATCGTCGGCCGCATGCTCTACAGCCAAGGCTATAGCGCCACCGTGCTAGATCACGACCCCGACCAGATCGACATGCTGCGCCGCTTCGGCTTCAAGGTCTTCTATGGAGACGCCACGCGCATGGATCTGCTGGAAACTGCCGGCGCCGACAAGGCCAGCATGATGGTCGTCGCCATCGACGACATGGAAACCAACCTGGAGGTGGTCGACCGCGTGCGCGAGCGCTTCCCGCACCTGAAGCTGTACGTGCGGGCGCGCAACGTGTCGCACGTCTACCAGTTGCGCGACCGGGGCGTGGAGGTCATCGAACGTGAAATGTTCGAAGGCTCGCTCATGCTGAGCCGCCGCGTACTGGAAGGGCTGGGCAAGGAGCCTTACGAAGCGCACCGCATCGCCCAGACGTTCCGGCGCCACACGCTCAATTCAATGGAGCAGGTCTACCCGGTCTACCGCGATCAGAAGAAGCTGGTGTCGCTCGCGCAGCAGGGGCGCGACGAACTGGCCGAAATGTTCCAGCGCGACCGCACCCAGCGCAAGCGCCTGCGCGAATCCGCCATGCCGTGGGGTGAGGGCGACCTCCATAGCGACGTGGAAGGCACACAGCCCGATAGCGATCTCGCCAACGAAGTGGACGGTGGCGACGCGGACACCCCGATCGATTGCCCCGCGCGCGCAGGCGTGCGCCGAGACGGCTGA
- a CDS encoding 2Fe-2S iron-sulfur cluster-binding protein — protein MSEHPSAASSDPSQATDRSPARPSRRGFLQSAAAAASALALPYESAGARTDASAPARSAALAPARPVSLNINGKPYALSLEPRVTLLDALREVLGLTGTKKGCDRGQCGACTVLVNGRRINSCLTLAIMHEGEAITTVEGLAHAHEGVVDRAALHSVQAAFLEHDAFQCGYCTPGQICSAVAVLEEARRGMPSAVTSPAALGNDGAVALTEDEIRERMSGNLCRCGAYPNIVAAIRVVAAKSGNVA, from the coding sequence ATGTCAGAACATCCCTCCGCAGCATCGAGCGACCCTTCCCAGGCAACGGATAGATCACCCGCCCGCCCCAGCCGGCGTGGCTTTTTGCAGAGCGCGGCCGCCGCGGCGTCGGCGCTTGCGTTGCCGTACGAGTCGGCGGGCGCGCGCACTGATGCGTCGGCCCCGGCACGTTCGGCGGCGTTGGCACCGGCGCGGCCCGTGTCCCTCAATATCAACGGCAAGCCGTATGCGTTGTCGCTAGAGCCGCGTGTCACATTGCTCGATGCGCTGCGCGAGGTGCTCGGCCTGACCGGCACCAAGAAGGGCTGCGACCGCGGTCAGTGCGGCGCGTGCACTGTCCTCGTGAATGGTCGGCGCATTAACAGCTGCCTGACACTGGCGATCATGCACGAGGGCGAGGCCATCACCACCGTTGAAGGGTTGGCGCATGCGCATGAAGGCGTGGTTGACCGCGCGGCGCTGCATTCGGTGCAGGCGGCCTTTCTTGAACACGACGCGTTCCAGTGCGGCTATTGCACGCCGGGGCAGATTTGCTCGGCTGTCGCCGTGTTGGAAGAGGCGCGCCGCGGCATGCCGAGCGCCGTCACGTCGCCCGCGGCGCTCGGCAATGACGGCGCCGTTGCGCTGACCGAAGACGAAATACGCGAGCGTATGAGCGGCAACCTCTGCCGCTGCGGCGCGTACCCCAACATCGTGGCGGCAATTCGTGTAGTGGCCGCCAAGTCCGGCAACGTTGCCTGA
- a CDS encoding M20/M25/M40 family metallo-hydrolase, whose product MRAPLLPKGLRPAVLAVVALVGALAAGHAAAVPPAEIYKRAQQEKPALIDTMKTLVSIESGSKDIEGLDKIAGVIAERLRGMGGDVKLIDPSDHAYRMADTPEKIGKMVLARFKGEGKRNIMLIAHMDTVYLKGMLAQQPFRIDGDRAYGLGIADDKNGVAVILHTVSILQAVNFKQYGTLTVLINGDEEISSPGARAMQAKLGAEQDAVFSCEGTRVTSDKLSLATSGIGAILLDVKGKASHAGGAPEQGRNALYELSHQVLQMRDLSKPETGLKVNWTVAQAGTNRNVIPAVATAQADVRLLRAADADKLEETVNERIKNKLVPDTQVTAKFERRRPPLEATPASRALAEHAQKIYGELGKTLEIDDKAEGGGTDAAFAASKTKAPVIERFGLASFGAHSNDAEYVDLNSIVPRLYLLTRMVMDVSRDRVGLTK is encoded by the coding sequence ATGAGAGCCCCGTTGTTGCCCAAGGGTTTGCGCCCTGCCGTGCTCGCCGTCGTTGCACTGGTCGGTGCGCTGGCTGCCGGCCACGCTGCCGCCGTGCCGCCGGCTGAAATCTACAAGCGCGCCCAGCAGGAAAAACCCGCGCTGATCGACACCATGAAGACGCTGGTTTCGATCGAATCGGGCAGCAAGGACATCGAAGGCCTGGACAAGATTGCCGGCGTGATCGCCGAGCGCCTGCGCGGCATGGGCGGCGACGTCAAGCTGATCGACCCCAGCGACCATGCCTACCGCATGGCCGACACGCCCGAAAAGATCGGCAAGATGGTGCTGGCGCGCTTCAAGGGTGAGGGCAAGCGCAACATCATGCTGATCGCGCACATGGACACCGTCTACCTGAAAGGCATGCTCGCGCAGCAGCCGTTCCGCATCGACGGTGACCGCGCCTACGGTCTGGGCATTGCCGACGACAAGAACGGCGTGGCGGTCATCCTGCACACGGTGTCGATCCTGCAGGCCGTCAATTTCAAGCAATACGGCACGCTCACGGTGCTGATCAACGGCGATGAAGAGATCAGCTCGCCCGGCGCGCGGGCCATGCAGGCCAAGCTGGGCGCCGAGCAGGACGCCGTGTTTTCGTGCGAAGGCACGCGCGTGACGTCGGACAAGCTGTCGCTGGCCACCAGCGGCATCGGCGCGATCCTGCTTGATGTAAAGGGCAAGGCTTCGCACGCGGGCGGCGCACCGGAGCAAGGCCGCAACGCGCTGTACGAACTGTCGCACCAGGTGCTCCAGATGCGCGATCTGTCCAAGCCCGAAACCGGCCTGAAAGTGAACTGGACGGTGGCACAAGCGGGCACCAACCGCAACGTGATCCCGGCCGTCGCCACCGCGCAGGCCGATGTGCGTCTGCTGCGCGCCGCCGATGCCGACAAGCTGGAAGAGACTGTCAACGAACGCATCAAGAACAAGCTGGTCCCGGATACGCAGGTCACGGCCAAGTTCGAGCGCCGCCGCCCGCCGCTGGAAGCGACGCCGGCCTCGCGCGCGTTGGCCGAGCACGCCCAGAAGATCTACGGCGAACTGGGCAAGACGCTGGAGATTGACGACAAGGCAGAAGGCGGCGGCACCGATGCCGCGTTTGCCGCGTCCAAGACCAAGGCGCCTGTGATCGAGCGCTTTGGGCTGGCGAGCTTCGGCGCGCACTCGAACGACGCCGAATACGTCGACCTGAACTCCATCGTGCCGCGCCTGTACCTGCTGACGCGCATGGTCATGGACGTGTCGCGCGATCGCGTCGGCCTGACCAAATAA
- a CDS encoding FAD binding domain-containing protein: MQSIAYDRASSVEAAVRLGNEPGARYIGGGTNLLDLMKGGVEQPQRLVDVSRLPLAQIRALPDGGLRLGAMARNADTAAHPLVRSRYPLLSEAIVSGASGQLRNMATNGGNLMQRTRCHYFYDTAYPACNKRQPGSGCAAREGFNRMHAILGASEACVATHPSDMAVALAALDATVVVHGAHGERRIPIDAFHRLPEAHPEIDTTLGPGELIVAIDLPPPVFGPHVHYLKVRDRASYAFALVSVAAALALQADGRTIREARIALGGVAHKPWRAHAAEQMLAGQALDAQLFAQAGALAVQGAQPLRDNAFKVPLTQRAVARALTVASDPTGGVA, encoded by the coding sequence ATGCAATCGATTGCTTATGACCGTGCATCTTCCGTCGAGGCCGCCGTGCGCCTGGGCAACGAGCCGGGCGCGCGCTATATCGGCGGGGGGACGAATCTGCTGGACCTGATGAAGGGCGGCGTCGAGCAACCGCAGCGGCTGGTGGACGTGAGCCGCCTGCCGCTGGCGCAGATTCGCGCGTTGCCCGACGGTGGACTTCGCCTGGGCGCGATGGCGCGCAATGCCGACACGGCGGCACATCCGCTGGTGCGCTCGCGCTATCCGCTCCTGAGCGAGGCGATTGTGTCGGGTGCGTCGGGGCAGCTGCGCAACATGGCCACCAACGGCGGCAACCTGATGCAGCGCACGCGTTGCCATTACTTCTACGACACGGCGTACCCGGCGTGCAACAAGCGGCAGCCCGGTTCCGGCTGTGCCGCGCGCGAGGGCTTCAATCGCATGCACGCCATCCTCGGCGCCAGCGAGGCCTGCGTGGCGACGCATCCGTCCGACATGGCTGTCGCCTTGGCCGCGCTCGACGCCACGGTGGTGGTGCACGGCGCGCACGGTGAGCGGCGTATCCCGATCGACGCGTTCCATCGGCTTCCCGAAGCGCACCCCGAAATCGACACGACACTCGGGCCCGGTGAGTTGATCGTCGCCATCGATCTGCCGCCGCCCGTGTTCGGCCCGCACGTGCATTACCTGAAGGTGCGCGACCGTGCCAGTTATGCGTTTGCGCTGGTGTCGGTGGCTGCGGCGCTGGCGTTGCAAGCGGATGGGCGGACGATCCGGGAGGCGCGCATCGCGCTGGGCGGCGTCGCGCACAAGCCGTGGCGTGCGCATGCGGCCGAGCAGATGCTGGCGGGGCAGGCGCTGGACGCGCAGTTGTTTGCCCAGGCCGGCGCGTTGGCCGTGCAGGGCGCACAGCCATTGCGCGACAACGCTTTCAAGGTGCCGCTCACACAGCGTGCAGTGGCGCGCGCGCTAACCGTGGCTTCCGACCCGACTGGAGGTGTGGCATGA
- a CDS encoding GNAT family N-acetyltransferase: MNPLELSKAIGVVTQDDIDKTEAAQGAPRSTVLVRELAAHHRSRLLKHLLALGEEDRLLRFGQVVRDHVIEAYVDSIDFDHDKVFGVYNERLELTGVGHLAYLRDNPQGRVAEFGVSVSESARGKGVGSALFQRAAMHGQNTKVRTLYMHCLSRNAAMMHIAKKAGMRVQYAYGEADAYLELPPADTMSLLTEAIDEQVADLDYMLKRNLRDVRRFGQRFWRSLVPQKRTV, translated from the coding sequence GTGAACCCGCTCGAACTGAGCAAGGCCATCGGCGTCGTCACTCAGGACGACATCGACAAAACGGAAGCTGCGCAAGGCGCGCCGCGTTCCACCGTGCTGGTGCGCGAGCTTGCTGCGCACCACCGGTCGCGCCTGCTCAAACACCTGCTCGCCCTGGGCGAGGAAGATCGCCTGCTGCGATTCGGCCAGGTGGTGCGGGATCACGTCATCGAGGCGTACGTCGACAGCATCGATTTCGACCACGACAAGGTCTTTGGCGTCTACAACGAGCGCCTGGAACTGACCGGCGTGGGCCACCTCGCCTACCTTCGCGACAACCCGCAGGGGCGCGTGGCGGAGTTCGGCGTGTCGGTGTCGGAATCGGCGCGCGGCAAGGGCGTGGGCAGTGCGTTGTTCCAGCGCGCCGCCATGCACGGCCAGAACACCAAGGTGCGCACGCTGTACATGCATTGCCTCTCGCGCAACGCGGCCATGATGCACATTGCCAAGAAGGCCGGCATGCGCGTGCAATACGCCTACGGCGAGGCCGATGCCTACCTCGAATTGCCGCCCGCCGACACGATGAGCCTGTTGACCGAAGCCATCGACGAACAGGTCGCCGATCTTGACTACATGCTCAAGCGCAACTTGCGCGACGTGCGCCGTTTCGGCCAGCGCTTCTGGCGCTCTCTGGTGCCGCAAAAGCGCACCGTGTAA
- a CDS encoding LysM peptidoglycan-binding domain-containing protein: MVTKAQANPKTDFERWQDYINTAAQHPDRWNGYDCDIRAAVAEYNRYLMGNAGYLPLDWQVVKAMVWVETGADSEAWATKPMQIGNLGDPGLNTLLRGEEGSDLIVPPAIRTRLNAGLARTVPAWNIRAGVGYLLTRMAKFDVRSVRDADDKVYEVAVKAGDSLDKIARAQGSTLVEMRALNPNAATLKPGQVVKYRKAAMRKVITGWRPVTTQNIAVLYNHGDAAYIRKLNYVLTLIPKIGTAACK; the protein is encoded by the coding sequence ATGGTCACCAAGGCCCAGGCCAACCCGAAAACCGATTTCGAGCGCTGGCAGGATTACATCAACACCGCGGCCCAGCACCCCGACCGCTGGAATGGCTACGACTGCGACATCCGGGCTGCGGTGGCGGAATACAACCGCTACCTGATGGGCAACGCGGGCTATCTGCCGCTGGACTGGCAGGTCGTCAAGGCGATGGTGTGGGTCGAGACCGGAGCCGATTCGGAAGCGTGGGCGACCAAGCCGATGCAGATCGGCAACCTGGGTGACCCCGGCTTGAATACCTTGCTGCGCGGCGAAGAAGGCAGCGACCTCATCGTCCCCCCGGCTATCCGCACCCGGTTGAACGCGGGCCTGGCCCGAACGGTGCCCGCGTGGAACATTCGCGCCGGCGTCGGCTACCTGCTCACGCGCATGGCCAAGTTCGACGTCCGAAGCGTGCGCGATGCCGACGACAAGGTCTACGAAGTCGCCGTCAAGGCAGGTGACAGCCTCGACAAGATCGCCCGGGCGCAAGGCTCGACCCTGGTGGAGATGCGCGCGCTCAATCCGAATGCCGCAACACTCAAACCCGGACAGGTGGTCAAATACCGCAAGGCCGCCATGCGCAAGGTGATTACCGGCTGGCGGCCGGTGACGACGCAGAACATTGCCGTGCTGTACAACCACGGCGACGCCGCATACATCCGGAAACTCAATTACGTGCTCACGCTCATCCCGAAGATCGGAACCGCCGCATGCAAGTAG
- a CDS encoding xanthine dehydrogenase family protein molybdopterin-binding subunit → MSNVGQPLDRTDGLLKVTGQARYSAEFQVPRLVHAVLVQSTVPAGRISRVDAHVAQAMPGVLLVMTHENAPRLPNDGKPALEPPAGRVLSLLQDDQVHYNGQPVALVVGDTLEHAQAAARMVRVEVAQQAARLDFETARADAHSPGKVQGQSADTMRGDLAAGMAQAAQRIEAVYGTPMETHNPMEPHATIAVWEGDSLTLYDSTQYVSGVRRTVAKTLGLSPDKLRVVCPFVGGGFGCKGSVWSHVVLAAMAARQAGRPVKLVLERPQMFGPVGGRPRTEQRIALGAGPDGRFTAISHDSLTTTSMIEDWTEPCAVVTRMLYDTPHQRTTHRLARLNIGTPTFMRAPGEATGTFALEVALDEMAYALDIDPLELRLRNDAVQDPEKRLPWSSKSLAACYRAGAERFGWARRNPQPGGMRQGNTRVGWGMATATYPANRSAAAATARYLPDGTVQVESGSQDLGTGTYTVMTQVAADAMGVPVDRVHFSLGDTRMPEAPVSGGSQSAASVSPAVQAAGTQARDALIAAAVADASSPLHGLAADEVTVADGFLSARSGAREPVAAVVARYGRPIEVTAKVQPGEEKQKFSMHSFGAVFVEVHVDADLGVVRVSRIVGSYGVGRLLNAKTGRSQLMGGIVWGMGMALFEESLLDPRYGRIVNNNLAEYHVPVNADVPDIDILVLDEADPQINPLGAKGIGEIGITGVPAAIANAVYHATGRRVRELPITLDKLI, encoded by the coding sequence ATGAGCAACGTGGGCCAACCGCTGGATCGCACTGACGGTCTGCTTAAAGTCACGGGCCAGGCACGCTACTCCGCCGAGTTTCAGGTGCCGCGTCTGGTACATGCGGTGCTGGTGCAAAGCACGGTGCCCGCCGGCCGGATCAGCCGGGTCGATGCGCACGTCGCGCAGGCCATGCCCGGCGTGCTGCTGGTGATGACGCACGAGAACGCGCCGCGCTTGCCAAACGATGGCAAGCCCGCGCTGGAACCACCGGCCGGACGCGTGCTCTCGTTGCTGCAGGACGATCAGGTGCATTACAACGGCCAGCCCGTCGCGCTGGTGGTGGGCGACACGCTGGAACATGCGCAGGCCGCAGCGCGCATGGTGCGCGTAGAGGTTGCGCAGCAGGCAGCGCGGCTCGATTTCGAAACCGCCCGCGCCGATGCCCACTCGCCCGGCAAGGTGCAGGGGCAGTCGGCCGATACCATGCGCGGCGATTTGGCCGCCGGCATGGCGCAAGCGGCGCAGCGCATCGAGGCCGTCTACGGTACGCCCATGGAAACGCACAACCCGATGGAGCCGCACGCGACGATCGCGGTGTGGGAGGGCGATTCGCTCACGTTGTACGACAGCACGCAGTACGTCTCGGGCGTGCGCCGCACCGTCGCCAAGACGCTTGGCCTGTCGCCTGACAAACTCCGTGTGGTGTGCCCGTTCGTGGGCGGCGGGTTCGGCTGCAAGGGCTCGGTGTGGTCGCATGTGGTGCTGGCGGCGATGGCCGCGCGCCAGGCCGGGCGGCCCGTCAAGCTGGTCCTGGAGCGGCCGCAGATGTTCGGCCCGGTCGGCGGCCGCCCGCGCACCGAGCAGCGCATCGCCTTGGGCGCCGGCCCCGATGGCCGCTTCACCGCCATCTCTCATGACTCGCTGACCACCACGTCGATGATTGAAGACTGGACCGAGCCCTGCGCCGTCGTGACCCGCATGCTCTACGACACGCCCCACCAGCGGACGACGCATCGGCTCGCGCGCCTCAACATCGGCACGCCGACGTTCATGCGGGCGCCCGGCGAAGCCACCGGTACGTTCGCGCTGGAAGTGGCACTGGATGAGATGGCCTACGCGCTCGATATCGACCCGTTGGAGCTGCGCCTGCGCAACGATGCGGTACAGGACCCGGAAAAACGCCTCCCGTGGTCGAGCAAATCGCTGGCGGCGTGTTATCGCGCCGGCGCCGAGCGCTTTGGCTGGGCACGTCGCAATCCACAGCCGGGCGGCATGCGCCAGGGCAATACACGTGTCGGGTGGGGCATGGCCACGGCCACGTACCCCGCAAACCGCAGTGCCGCGGCCGCCACCGCGCGCTACCTGCCGGACGGCACGGTGCAGGTCGAATCGGGCTCGCAGGATCTGGGCACCGGCACCTACACGGTGATGACGCAGGTAGCTGCGGATGCCATGGGCGTGCCGGTCGACCGCGTGCACTTCAGCCTGGGCGACACGCGCATGCCCGAGGCGCCGGTGTCGGGCGGATCGCAGAGCGCGGCCAGCGTCTCGCCCGCCGTGCAGGCCGCGGGCACGCAGGCGCGCGATGCGTTGATTGCCGCAGCCGTTGCCGATGCCAGCTCGCCGCTGCACGGGCTCGCTGCAGACGAGGTCACGGTGGCCGACGGCTTCCTGAGCGCACGCAGCGGCGCGCGTGAGCCCGTGGCTGCCGTGGTCGCCCGCTACGGCCGTCCCATCGAGGTGACCGCCAAGGTGCAGCCGGGCGAGGAAAAGCAGAAGTTCTCAATGCACTCGTTCGGCGCGGTGTTTGTCGAGGTGCATGTCGATGCGGATCTGGGCGTGGTCCGCGTCTCGCGCATCGTCGGCAGCTACGGCGTGGGGCGGTTGCTCAATGCCAAGACCGGCCGCAGCCAGCTCATGGGCGGCATCGTCTGGGGGATGGGCATGGCGCTGTTCGAAGAGAGTCTGCTGGACCCGCGTTACGGTCGCATCGTCAACAACAACCTGGCGGAGTACCACGTGCCCGTCAACGCCGATGTGCCCGACATCGACATCCTCGTGCTCGATGAGGCGGACCCGCAAATCAACCCGCTCGGCGCCAAGGGCATCGGCGAGATCGGTATCACGGGCGTGCCGGCAGCCATCGCCAATGCCGTCTATCACGCCACCGGCCGGCGAGTGCGCGAATTGCCGATCACGCTCGACAAGCTCATCTGA
- a CDS encoding DUF1835 domain-containing protein has product MQYIHVVNGDVAGATLKQALAQAGRPDSVVVLRDDLAVGPLVDVDSVAMARSGFWQRVAPNSNIDFAAEMRDALASLADLRDATTEVAIWHGQSASDQLMLRRVAFHLHQSPQRINEVGMDVRELEAPNGQGPLTTIGMYSGARLARRFSTIAPVSVLRIGRLAYEWQQTVRENADTRLWKGNTLVPVSYGTVDEVILEHVPTDWASARDVVGSIMGAIDGLLASDWFVFWRCRELVGNGQLLLRGEADSLSTCELRRNVSVAV; this is encoded by the coding sequence ATGCAATACATCCATGTCGTCAACGGCGATGTTGCCGGCGCCACGCTCAAACAGGCGCTCGCACAGGCTGGCCGCCCCGATTCCGTAGTCGTGCTGCGCGACGATCTCGCCGTCGGGCCGCTGGTCGACGTCGATAGCGTCGCCATGGCACGCTCCGGCTTCTGGCAGCGCGTGGCGCCCAACAGCAATATCGACTTCGCCGCCGAGATGCGCGACGCACTTGCGTCGCTCGCCGACCTGCGCGATGCCACCACGGAAGTCGCCATCTGGCACGGCCAAAGCGCGTCGGACCAGCTCATGCTGCGCCGGGTGGCGTTCCATCTGCACCAATCGCCCCAGCGCATCAATGAAGTCGGCATGGATGTGCGCGAACTTGAGGCCCCCAACGGCCAAGGTCCGTTGACCACCATCGGCATGTATTCGGGCGCACGGCTGGCGCGGCGGTTTTCGACCATCGCCCCGGTGTCGGTGCTGCGCATCGGCCGCCTGGCCTACGAATGGCAGCAGACCGTGCGCGAAAACGCCGACACGCGGCTGTGGAAGGGCAACACGCTGGTGCCGGTGTCGTACGGCACCGTGGATGAAGTGATCCTTGAGCACGTTCCCACTGACTGGGCCAGCGCCCGCGACGTGGTCGGCAGCATCATGGGCGCCATCGACGGACTCCTCGCCAGCGACTGGTTCGTCTTCTGGCGCTGCCGCGAACTGGTCGGCAACGGGCAGTTGCTGCTGCGCGGCGAGGCCGATTCGCTCAGCACCTGCGAACTGCGTCGCAATGTGAGCGTGGCCGTGTAG